The following proteins are co-located in the Delphinus delphis chromosome 5, mDelDel1.2, whole genome shotgun sequence genome:
- the ZNF330 gene encoding zinc finger protein 330: MPKKKTGARKKAENRREREKQLRASRSTIDLAKHPCNASMECDKCQRRQKNRAFCYFCNSVQKLPICAQCGKTKCMMKSSDCVIKHAGVYSTGLAMVGAICDFCEAWVCHGRKCLSTHACACPLTDAECVECERGVWDHGGRIFSCSFCHNFLCEDDQFEHQASCQVLEAETFKCVSCNRLGQHSCLRCKACFCDDHTRSKVFKQEKGKQPPCPKCGHETQETKDLSMSTRSLKFGRQTGGEEGDGASGYDAYWKNLASAKYGDTSYHDEEEDEYEAEDDEEEEDEGGKDSDAESSDLFSNLNLGRTYASGYAHYEEQES, translated from the exons ATGCCTAAAAAAAAGACTGGTGCGAGGAAGAAGGCAGAGAATCGCCGGGAACGTGAAAAACAACTAAGAGCATCAAGAAGCACTATCGATTTAGCTAAACACCCGTGCAATGCTTCAATG gAATGTGACAAGTGTCAgag ACGGCAGAAGAATAGAGCATTTTGCTATTTTTGTAATTCTGTACAGAAGTTACCAATTTGTGCACAGTGTG GGAAAACAAAGTGCATGATGAAGTCTTCTGACTGTGTCATAAAACATGCTGGTGTCTACAGTACTGGCCTTGCCATGGTG GGTGCAATATGTGACTTCTGTGAAGCTTGGGTTTGTCATGGTAGGAAGTGTCTCAGTACACACGCCTGTGCCTGCCCGCTTACCGATGCTGAGTGTGTGGAATGTGAACGGGGTGTCTGGGACCATG GAGGCAGAATTTTCAGTTGTTCTTTTTGCCATAACTTTCTTTGTGAAGATGATCAGTTTGAACATCAAGCCAGCTGCCAGGTTTTAGAAGCGGAAACATTTAAAT GTGTTTCATGCAATCGGCTTGGTCAGCATTCCTGTCTCCGTTGTAAG GCTTGTTTCTGTGATGATCATACAAGGAGCAAGGTGtttaagcaagaaaaaggaaaacagcctCCCTGCCCTAAATGTGGACATGAAACTCAGGAAACTAAGGATCTTAGCATGTCAA CACGCTCCCTGAAATTTGGCAGGCAGACTGGAGGTGAAGAGGGAGATGGAGCTTCTGGGTATGACGCCTATTGGAAGAACCTTGCATCTGCTAAGTATGGTGATACCAGCTACCATGATGAGGAAGAAGATGAGTATGAAGCAGAGgatgatgaagaggaagaagatgaagGTGGAAAGGATTCAGATGCTGAGTCATCAGATTTGTTTAGTAATTTGAATTTAGGAAGGACCTATGCCAGTGGCTATGCTCACTATGAGGAACAGGAGAGCTAG